From the genome of Saccharomyces kudriavzevii IFO 1802 strain IFO1802 genome assembly, chromosome: 16:
CCTTGGTAATGGATGAAAAAACACTTCCCGTTGATAATTTCTTCCGGAATGCTTTCGTCTTCTCCCAGTTTCTGTGGCTGCATTTCCTTCGCTGTTTGCAAGTTAACACCTGGCTTGTCATTAGGAATGTCCGTATACGTTTTCGAAGATGGATCCCATATCTTCAGGATCTTCGCCTCATACATAAGAGGGCCATGAAATGCCAGACAACGGCCACCGAGCGAAAACTCTTGCTCCAAATCAACCATATGCGTTCTTGATATAGCGTGAATATAATGGCAAGGGTCGCACACGTGCCGATATAAAACACCTTACGCATCTAATAATCTCTATTCAGTCTACACTTTTACGTGTTGGCTCGATTTTCAGATGCTTCTTCTGTCTTCATCCCCGTGGAACGCGATATATTGCGATTGCCGGAGAGACCGCCCCCAATGTTTGCCACCTTTTTCTATCAGCATCGGTTGGTTAGTAATCTCGAATCACATGGCACCTCTTGCTTCGAGGAGTCATAAGGCCCGTGTACTTTATAGCGGAAGTGAAAAAGCATATACCGGACTTGATAAAGTGGGTAAATTTTCTACTTTGCGCTTTCGATAAATAAATCAGCAACACAGAGCTTGGAGGAAAAGTCTGGTTTTCATAGAAGTGCTATTTCGAGTGGAAGaacaaacaaaagaaagagagatAATAGATGAACGTCTCAAAAATACTGGCGTCGCCTACGATCACAACAAATGTTTTACGCATGCTTGCTCCCAGGTTGCCTCAAATGGGTGCTTCTTTGCTAGTTCAAAGGAGATGGACCTTGAGAGCGAAGAATTTTCATCGCTTCTATTCGGAAAAGGTCAATGATGAAACAcctttgaagaaggaagCTGAGGGTACTAGAAAGGCGTCCAACAAACCCAAAGCGTCTCCAAATGACAATACCCCGCCCTCACCGCCACCCAACACTAACGATAAAACCAAACAGGCGAATGTAGCTGTATCGCATGCTATGCTGGCAACCAGGGAACAGGAAGCCAATAAGGATCTAACTAGCCCTGATGCACAGGCGGCATTTTACAAGCTTCTCCTACAATCAAACTACCCACAATACGTGGTTTCCAGATTCGAGACCCCCGGCATTGCTTCCTCCCCAGAGTGTATGGAATTGTATATGGAGGCATTGCAAAGGATAGGTAGACACTCGGAAGCCGATGCAGTTAGACAAAATCTACTAACAGCTAGTTCTGCTGGTGCAGTAAACCCATCCTTGgcgtcatcttcatcaaaccAGTCTGGTTATCATGGCAACTTTCCCTCCATGTATTCTCCATTTTACGGATCTCGCAAAGAGCCACTGCATGTTGTCGTTTCTGAGTCAACCTTTACTGTTGTATCGAGATGGGTGAAGTGGCTGCTTGTTTTTGGTGTGCTTACGTATTCTTTCTCTGAAGgtttcaaatatatcaCGGAAAACACAACGCTGCTGAAATCATCGGAGGTAGCTGACAAATCAGTTGATGTCGCTAAGACAAATgttaaatttgatgacgtATGCGGTTGTGATGAAGCGCGTGcagaattggaagaaattgttGATTTCTTAAAAGATCCCACCAAGTATGAATCGCTGGGTGGTAAACTACCAAAAGGTGTGTTGTTGACGGGGCCTCCTGGTACAGGTAAAACTTTGTTGGCTAGAGCCACCGCCGGTGAGGCTGGCGTcgactttttcttcatgtCGGGTTCCGAATTCGATGAAGTTTACGTTGGTGTTGGTGCTAAACGTATTCGTGATTTATTCGCCCAAGCGCGTTCTCGTGCCCCAgctatcattttcatcgatgaACTAGATGCCATTGGTGGCAAACGTAACCCAAAGGATCAAGCGTACGCTAAACAAACATTGAATCAGTTACTGGTCGAATTAGATGGTTTCTCGCAAACGAGCGgaatcattattattggtGCTACTAATTTCCCTGAGGCGTTAGATAAGGCGTTAACTAGACCAGGTAGATTTGACAAGGTCGTGAATGTTGATTTGCCAGATGTTCGTGGCCGTGCTGACATTTTAAAACACcacatgaaaaaaattacgTTGGCAGACAATGTCGATCCAACGATTATTGCACGTGGTACGCCGGGCTTATCAGGCGCTGAGCTAGCAAATTTAGTCAATCAAGCAGCAGTGTATGCCTGCCAGAAGAATGCAATTTCTGTTGACATGTCACATTTCGAATGGGCCAAAGATAAAATCTTGATGGGCGCTGAAAGGAAAACTATGGTTTTAACAGAAGCAGCTAGAAAAGCCACTGCTTACCATGAAGCTGGACATGCCATTATGGCCAAATACACCAACGGCGCTACTCCCTTATACAAGGCTACTATTTTGCCTAGAGGCAGAGCATTGGGTATCACTTTCCAATTGCCAGAAATGGATAAGGTTGATATTACTAAAAGAGAGTGTCAAGCGAGACTAGACGTGTGTATGGGGGGTAAAATTGCTGAAGAATTGATTTATGGCAAGGATAATACCACAAGTGGTTGTGGGTCCGACCTACAAAGCGCTACTGGCACAGCAAGAGCCATGGTCACACAATACGGCATGAGTGACGACGTAGGTCCTGTCAATTTGTCAGAGAATTGGGAGACTTGGTCTAATAAGATTCGCGATATTGCAGATAATGAAGTGATCgaacttttgaaagactCAGAGGAAAGGAGCAGGAGGTTACTGACCAAGAAGAATGTTGAGCTCCATAGACTTGCACAGGGTCTTATTGAATACGAGACATTGGATGCAcatgaaattgaacaagtttGCAAAGGTGAAAAGTTGGATAAACTCAAAACATCTACCAATACGGTTGTGGAAGGTCCAGACAGTGATGAACGTAGGGACATCGAAGGTGACATAACAAAAATTCCCACAATGTTGAATGCATaattttgttcttggaAGTAAAAGTATTAACGAGTTATCTTTTAAGATCAGCTGTAGTTGACCGGTCTCTGTAGCCGCCAGCATAGTAGAGTATTAGCACGAGAAGCTCTCAGAGCAGGATGCCTTCTCCCAATCGACTCGGGAACGTAaatgattttatttttgagaaATAAGCAGccatttcttgttttggAAGAGGCTCAAATCCTCAATCATTGTGGAAAATTAATACTTCAGGATAACGGCCGACCGCAAAGGGGAGAATGGCTGTCCTAAATAAAGAAGGTTGCGAATCGAAGTCAAGGAACGGGGCATAATCGATGTTTTTAAAGTATTCACTCAATTTCCCATAAAAGTCAAAATAGAGCACTTGTTGATATACATATGTATGTGTCAATACGCCAGGCATTGTAAATAGAATATTCAATGTATTTAACTTATGAAACGGATGCGATTAAATCGTAGCAATTATTAGTTACTCAACTAGAACAGTTTTTTATGCAgtgtatatttatataattgATCTATCTTTTTATAtcttttgtcttttctcAGCTGTGGAAGTAtcttcattcatttttcttttcaatttttggacTAGGCTTGATGGATTTtgacaataataattttttgctGCGATTCTCTTCGCGTCTTCAGTACTTAGGGGATTGGGCTCTTCAATAAGGTCTTTGCACTCGCGTATCACAGCCAACAACTTTACAGCATctattgaagatttttcatctttcgTGTTTTGCTTCTTGTCTTTCTCTGTCTTGCTAGTATCATTCTGAGCTTCTTTCGTCATGTTTTTTGCTTCTGGTTCCTGGATACCTTCCACATTGGGAAATTTCATTTCTAAATACCTTGTGACCAAAGCTTCGTCCTCAATCAAAAGTGCCGCTAGCGTTATTTGAGGAGGAGTATAAAAATACACGACATCGGATAATAATGCTCCgcttattctttttttgcatctATCGTATATTTGGCCCATATAATTTAAATCTACCTTCCCataaagaatattttgaatatctAAGAAGAACCCATGGAGCGGTTTGTAAGGGTGATGGTTCAAtagtgaaaatttcaatgattctAGCAGCTTAAACTCAAATTTGAGAATGCTTTCTCTATTTGATTTAGCCTTTTGGGCAAATGAATCTACACTAATGAAGTAGTTCTCTGATTTACAGGCCAAAAATATTGTGGTATGCACAATACTTTTAGGATCAATCTGCATAACCGAAttctccaagaaaaaacgtCTAAAAAATGATATCGAGGTAGCGACAACTTCAGTTGGCAAATTCAAATGCTGGGCTATTACCTGAACTTTCTTTGCATAGAAGTTCACTAAATTCAGCTCTTCCTCCATTGTCAAAGGTATAGCCTTTGCCTCTAGTACCTTCATTTCTTCCTCTGCTAGATCGTGCGCTTCTCTAAATTTTAATAAATTCTCTTCAATGTAGGCTACCGCTCGAGCATTTGTATCTATCCTTTTTTCCTGAAGTTGCTCCCTAGTGTACGACCACATTCTATACTGGGAAGAGTGCCTATATATATCATCGTCCGATATCCTTTTGTAATTTGGTGGCTTATTTTTCTCAGCAGGTGATGTGGATGGTGtctctttttccttttctgcTGCACTCGAAGTGGCAGGATTCGAAGCACCCTTTTCATCTGTTTGGATATCTGTCATTCTGTTGGGATTCAATGGATAGCACAGTacgttttcttgaaatttcaaaggcTATACGTACATTTACTGACTGAGGTctattttatatatgtaaaatGCTTTTATGTCTAAGTTGAAACGATTCTTGTGCAAATCCCTTACCCGGACTGCGAACGGCATGATCTGTGAAGGGGGTATATAGCATCAGGCAGGTTTCTTCTTCCCCGGATGATCAACACTTTCGTATTGCGGAAGTTTGTATATAGGAATATTTTGCTGTTGAACCAAACAATAACTGAAATTTCTCAACGTCACCTCTGAATAACCACGCCTTTGTTTAAAGTTTAGGTTACTTTTGCTTTACTGGTAACAAATACGTTAGTAATATCCCCAGCCTGTTTGAATATTCTTATCCCACTCTTTCAGCAAACGCAGATATTttcgaaaaggaaaggaACTTTCTCCTTGATTTCAACTGCAAAGCCATTTCACTCATTCTGAGCGAGCAgaagttcaaaatatcaGCGAATAATTCAAGTCAAAGCACGGCGGTAAAAGAGCATCACTCCGCCCCTCAGAAATCATACCCTTTTAGTTTAGCTTCTTTTAAACACTACGGGCTATAATACACTATTAGGAGGTTTAGCACATTTCAAGGACAGCATTTCGTCATCACTGGACAACAGCGAAATTTCTCCACTTTTCAACATATCAgtccctttttttttgtaaagaaaaaaatctatcTATACCTTAAAAAGGGATTCATCGGAGTTTTATGAGAGTCAGCTAGTGTCACATAATATTGCATCTGTTTCTACCCAATTATCCTTGTTccaataatgaaaagaataagattGCCTTGGTTCAATACGGAGGCTTCTTATTCCAATCTTGACGATTCCCTTAGctcaagaaataaaagcagCACTGATAACAACTCTCGTTCTAAAAGTTATCGTACTTTTACAAGGTTTGACTTGATCAATTCTTTATTACTATCAGTGATGCTATTCTTACTAGTCATCCTCATTACTGCATTATATTTAACAAGGAACTCCAGGCTTGCGTACTCACATGCTTCGAGAGCCGTTCTGTTTAATCCATTAGGCGTGATATCACAGTCACTGGGCAATCATACATTGAACTATGACCCAGAAGCCAGGgaatcttccaaaaaacTGTACGAACTCCTTTCTGATTTCAATACAGCCTATTACGACGACGAAAACATGATTCTAGGAACTAAcatgttttcaaaaaacaCATATTCGAGACAACCATATGTTGCTAACGGTTATATAGGTAGCCGTATCCCCAATATTGGGTTTGGGTATGCATTAGACACCTTGAATTTTTATACGGACGCTCCAGGTGCTTTGAATAATGGTTGGCCCTTGAGAAATCATAGGTTTGCTGGTGCATTTGCGTCAGACTTTTATTGCCTTGAACCAAAACtaaattcaacaaatttcCCGGAATTGGATGAAGTAGGGTACTCTTCGGTCATTTCATCCATTCCACAATGGACAAATCTACAGTTCTCATTAACAAATAATTCCAAGTGGTTCAACCCTCAAAATGTTACGTTGGATGACGTAACTAACTATAGTCAAAACCTTTCAATGAAGGATGGTATCGTAACTACTGAGTTAGATTGGCTAGATAGTCAAATACACGTTAAGAGCGAAATTTGGGCACATAGAAACATTCATCCGCTAGGTGTAGTTTCTCTGGAAATCTCTTTAAACATGGACCGTTTACCTTCAGATTTTGACTCGCTGGATATTAACATATGGGACATACTCGATTTCAGCACATCTCATAGAACAGTTTTACAGAACATGGGAgcagatgaaaaaaataatgcagTCTTCATGATCGTTCAGCCAGATAATGTACCATCCTCCAACTGTGCCATTTACTCGACGTGTACTgtaaaatttgaaaattctacTGAGCCAATAAATTCTGGTGAATCTTTCGAAAATAAAGATGCTTCGTCGAATGTTTATAAGGTCGTTTTAACAGAGGACCAACCCAAGATTATTGTCCATAAGTATACTGGTGTTATGTCGACTGAATTcaacaagaataaagagCAGCAAGACGACACTAATATAGAACTAGCTAAAATGATCGCATTAAACAGCAGAGGTAATTATGAGCAGCTTCTGTCGAGTCATAAGCGTGCTTGGTATAACCTTTACAACGACgcatttattgaaattccCTCTGACAGTCTTCTAGAAATGACTGCGAGATCATCCCTGTTTCATTTATTAGCAAATACTAGAGACTACAATGTCTCGAGTGACAGAGGTCTGCCGGTCGGTGTTTCCGGTTTATCGTCGGATTCTTACGGTGGCATGGTGTTCTGGGATGCAGATATATGGATGGAACCTGCCGTATTGCCCTTTTTCCCTAATGTCGCTCAAAATATGAATAATTACAGAAATGCCACTCATGCTCAGGCAAAGTCCAATGCCGAGCAATACGGATATCCGGGAGCTGTATATCCTTGGACATCAGGTAAGTATGCAAATTGCACTTCTACAGGCCCCTGTGTAGATTACGAATATCATATCAATGTCGATGTTGCCATGGCCTCCTTTTCTATATATTTGAATGGTCACGAAGGAATTGATGACGAGTATTTAAGATATACCACATGGCcaattatcaaaaatgcaGCTCAATTTTTTACTGCTTATGTTAAGTACAATTCTTCATTGGGATTGTATGAAACATACAATTTAACAGATCCCGATGAGTTTGCAAATCACATTAACAATGGAGCTTTTACGAACGCCGGCATTAAAACGCTGTTGAAGTGGGCAACAGACATTGGTAATCATCTTGGTGAAATTGTTGACCCGAAATGGAGCGAAATCTCTAAAGACATTCTTATTCCTAGATCTTCCTCTAATATCACTTTAGAATACTCCGGTATGAATAGCTCAGTGGAGATTAAACAGGCAGATGTGACTCTAATGGTTTACCCACTTGGGTATATCAACGACGAGTCGATTTTGAACAATGCAATCAAGGATCTCTATTACTATTCAGAGAGACAATCTGCATCTGGCCCTGCAATGACGTACCCAGTTTTCGTTGCCGCAGCTGCCGGTTTACTAAATCATGGCTCTTCTTCACAAAgttatttatataaatcGGTTCTTCCATACTTAAGAGCTCCGTTTGCTCAATTTAGTGAACAATCTGACGACAACTTTTTAACGAACGGATTAACTCAACCGGCATTCCCCTTCCTAACAGCCAATGGTGGATTTTTACAGAGCATTCTATTTGGATTAACGGGTATCCGGTACTCTTATGAAGTTGATCCAGATACTAAGAAAATCAACCGTTTATTAAGATTCAATCCCATAGAATTGCCTTTGCTTCCCGGTGGTATTGCTATCAGAAACTTCAAGTATATGAATCAAGTCCTAGATATTATAATTGATGATCACAACGGTACAATTGTTCATAAATCTGGAGACGTTCCCATACATATAAAGATACCTAACAGATCTCTAATTCACGACCAGGATATCGACTTTTATAATGGTTCTGAAAGTACAGAAAATTCGAAGCTAAAGCGTCGGGAACTTGGCCATGTTGGTGACCCGATGCGGATGGATCGCTATGGCACTTATTATCTTTTGAAACCAAACCAAGAACTGACGGTTCAATTGTTCAAACCTGGTTTGAATGCAGAAAATAACATAGCggaaaataaacaaattaCAAATTTAACAGCCGGTGTTCCCGGTGACGTTGCATTTTCTGCATTAGATGGGAATAATTACACGCATTGGCAACCATTGGACAAGACCCATCGCGCGAAGTTGTTGATCGATCTAGGCGAATTCAATGAGAGGGAAATAACCAAGGGAATGATTCTTTGGGGTCAAAGACCTGCAAAGAATATTTCCGTCTCCATTTTGCCTCATTCCGagaaagttgaaaatttatttgCGAATGTGACAGAACTCATGCAAAACTCAGGAAATGACCAACTTCTTAATGAAACAATTGGTCAACTTCTGGATAATGCCGGCATTCCGGTTGAGAATGTTATCGATTTTGATGGCATAAGCCcagaggatgaagaatctCTAGATGAAGTGCAAGCCTTGTTACACTGGAAGAAGGAAGACTTGGCGAAGCTAATTGAACAAATACCTAGATTAAgcttcttgaaaagaaaattcgtcaaaattcttgataACATTTCCGTGAGTCCAAGCGAGCCATATTACGAGGCGAGTCGCAACCAGTCATTAATTGAGATTCTGCCCAGCAATAGAACGACTTTCACAATTGATTACGATAAATTGCAGGTGGGCGATAAAGGGAATACAGAGTGGAGAAAAGCAAGATACATTGTCGTGGCCGTACAAGGAGTGTACGATGATCACGATGAAGACAGCAATGGAGCTACAATCAAGGAAATTGTGCTCAACAGTCAAGATGAAATGATTGCATATAAGTAGTgctattttttatttttttgatattataGGCTTAAATAAAAGTAACTAAAACTTATTTTTGTAGAATATATATCCAAAGACACTGCTACGCTTTGTAGAATACTTTTTCAGGTGTAAGTAAGAATTATGGATGCGTactcttcaaaattaaaaCTAAAGGCAGTTCTCAAAGAGTTCGAAAGGAAGTATGTCTGCATGTGATAAGATTAAGTATTATTATCTGGATCAAGAACCACATTGCATAATTTTGAGCAATAAAAACTTTTGTATAAGAACATTTTGTTCGCTTAATGAGAAGACATTTCAGTGAAAAAACAGTTGCTATGAGCTTCTCTGCGCACCATAAAGCGTTCTTGGAATCCGCCTTTTCGCCCCAGTGTTTCTGGTTTCTTCCAAGTACCGTCTAGCAGACTGCTTTCCAAAAGCCAAAAATAACTTTCTATAAAAAAGTCCGCATGCATTACATAAACATGACCTACCAGTTGGACCTTCTCTCCATTGAGATgagctctttttttcattgcaTTGGCTACAAGTTTTCGTAATTGGcaccttttctttctttctgtaGGGGCATGTCGTGAGAATAGCGGTCCCCGCTTTCGTAATAGCTGATTTAAAATGGTCTCCAACATTCACTGGTGTCGCAACTAGAGATACCGTTGAATCATTTCTGTTCAGTAGGGATTGCACAGAAATTCTCCTAAACCTCTCACAGTTCAAGCTTTTGACGCCAATGTTGCTATACATATTATGTTATACTTTCATTGCTGCTGAACTGATAgagtaaaagaaaagtgattttttgaagataaagaagTTTATTGTTTAATATATACTTGGAATTCTTTATAGCACTTCGggtagaaaaaaatatcatccaATAAATTGGAGAAAACGAGTTGTGTTACGTAGGCTTCGCTGCTcagttattgaaaaaaatttaagtcaagctttctttttggacTTACATTGAGAAGTTTGTGTGTCAAGATAGTTAGTTAGCTTTAAAGGGTCTCCCCTactattttatttttcaaacgtCCTTGAAAAAACCGCTTTGGCTCGATTCGTGTTCTATTGTCCGGACTTTTCCTCAGCCCTTaccaaatttgaaaagcgTAAAAGGTCTTACGTAAACAATGTAGCACTGCGGGGTGGGACTTCTCTAAGATTAAATGTATTTCTTTACAACCCCTATCCAAATTAGCCTTAAAACACTCCACCTGTTCGGCACCAAGTAAATATCGGCTATAGAAAGCCTTTGGCTCGTGAGTTGTTACTTCAGAAGGAAAGACTCCACTATTTTCAGCCTTTTGACCATCATTAGGACAGCATAAATGGTATAGAGTTGCAATCTTCGACCTGGTTAGAAGCAAATTTACATAAGATGGCTCAGCACTGGCATGTTTTTATCAATAATAGACTAATGATCACATGAAGTACCTCGTATGTTAATCATTAGTATTCCATGCACTTCTCATATCTCATTTCAGTTAATGCTATAGCTACTTGATTTTGCAACGTAGAGTAAACAAGGCAGCTGAACTTCTTTGTAGATTTTGCTATACTAAAATACAGAAGGGATAAGATTAAACAAAGAATATATTTGTTATGAAAGCTTGAAGTGTATTGTTTATCAAAGCTAGAAGCTCACATAATTAAAAGGCGGGGAGTGGAAAGAAGTAATGAGATACGAAACAACGTCATACAAAGTAGAGAATTTCGGAAATAAACAcccaaaaggaaaaaacgT
Proteins encoded in this window:
- the YME1 gene encoding i-AAA protease YME1 (similar to Saccharomyces cerevisiae YME1 (YPR024W); ancestral locus Anc_7.430), producing MNVSKILASPTITTNVLRMLAPRLPQMGASLLVQRRWTLRAKNFHRFYSEKVNDETPLKKEAEGTRKASNKPKASPNDNTPPSPPPNTNDKTKQANVAVSHAMLATREQEANKDLTSPDAQAAFYKLLLQSNYPQYVVSRFETPGIASSPECMELYMEALQRIGRHSEADAVRQNLLTASSAGAVNPSLASSSSNQSGYHGNFPSMYSPFYGSRKEPLHVVVSESTFTVVSRWVKWLLVFGVLTYSFSEGFKYITENTTLLKSSEVADKSVDVAKTNVKFDDVCGCDEARAELEEIVDFLKDPTKYESLGGKLPKGVLLTGPPGTGKTLLARATAGEAGVDFFFMSGSEFDEVYVGVGAKRIRDLFAQARSRAPAIIFIDELDAIGGKRNPKDQAYAKQTLNQLLVELDGFSQTSGIIIIGATNFPEALDKALTRPGRFDKVVNVDLPDVRGRADILKHHMKKITLADNVDPTIIARGTPGLSGAELANLVNQAAVYACQKNAISVDMSHFEWAKDKILMGAERKTMVLTEAARKATAYHEAGHAIMAKYTNGATPLYKATILPRGRALGITFQLPEMDKVDITKRECQARLDVCMGGKIAEELIYGKDNTTSGCGSDLQSATGTARAMVTQYGMSDDVGPVNLSENWETWSNKIRDIADNEVIELLKDSEERSRRLLTKKNVELHRLAQGLIEYETLDAHEIEQVCKGEKLDKLKTSTNTVVEGPDSDERRDIEGDITKIPTMLNA
- the CCL1 gene encoding TFIIH complex kinase subunit CCL1 (similar to Saccharomyces cerevisiae CCL1 (YPR025C); ancestral locus Anc_7.431), whose protein sequence is MTDIQTDEKGASNPATSSAAEKEKETPSTSPAEKNKPPNYKRISDDDIYRHSSQYRMWSYTREQLQEKRIDTNARAVAYIEENLLKFREAHDLAEEEMKVLEAKAIPLTMEEELNLVNFYAKKVQVIAQHLNLPTEVVATSISFFRRFFLENSVMQIDPKSIVHTTIFLACKSENYFISVDSFAQKAKSNRESILKFEFKLLESLKFSLLNHHPYKPLHGFFLDIQNILYGKVDLNYMGQIYDRCKKRISGALLSDVVYFYTPPQITLAALLIEDEALVTRYLEMKFPNVEGIQEPEAKNMTKEAQNDTSKTEKDKKQNTKDEKSSIDAVKLLAVIRECKDLIEEPNPLSTEDAKRIAAKNYYCQNPSSLVQKLKRKMNEDTSTAEKRQKI
- the ATH1 gene encoding alpha,alpha-trehalase ATH1 (similar to Saccharomyces cerevisiae ATH1 (YPR026W); ancestral locus Anc_7.433), coding for MKRIRLPWFNTEASYSNLDDSLSSRNKSSTDNNSRSKSYRTFTRFDLINSLLLSVMLFLLVILITALYLTRNSRLAYSHASRAVLFNPLGVISQSLGNHTLNYDPEARESSKKLYELLSDFNTAYYDDENMILGTNMFSKNTYSRQPYVANGYIGSRIPNIGFGYALDTLNFYTDAPGALNNGWPLRNHRFAGAFASDFYCLEPKLNSTNFPELDEVGYSSVISSIPQWTNLQFSLTNNSKWFNPQNVTLDDVTNYSQNLSMKDGIVTTELDWLDSQIHVKSEIWAHRNIHPLGVVSLEISLNMDRLPSDFDSLDINIWDILDFSTSHRTVLQNMGADEKNNAVFMIVQPDNVPSSNCAIYSTCTVKFENSTEPINSGESFENKDASSNVYKVVLTEDQPKIIVHKYTGVMSTEFNKNKEQQDDTNIELAKMIALNSRGNYEQLLSSHKRAWYNLYNDAFIEIPSDSLLEMTARSSLFHLLANTRDYNVSSDRGLPVGVSGLSSDSYGGMVFWDADIWMEPAVLPFFPNVAQNMNNYRNATHAQAKSNAEQYGYPGAVYPWTSGKYANCTSTGPCVDYEYHINVDVAMASFSIYLNGHEGIDDEYLRYTTWPIIKNAAQFFTAYVKYNSSLGLYETYNLTDPDEFANHINNGAFTNAGIKTLLKWATDIGNHLGEIVDPKWSEISKDILIPRSSSNITLEYSGMNSSVEIKQADVTLMVYPLGYINDESILNNAIKDLYYYSERQSASGPAMTYPVFVAAAAGLLNHGSSSQSYLYKSVLPYLRAPFAQFSEQSDDNFLTNGLTQPAFPFLTANGGFLQSILFGLTGIRYSYEVDPDTKKINRLLRFNPIELPLLPGGIAIRNFKYMNQVLDIIIDDHNGTIVHKSGDVPIHIKIPNRSLIHDQDIDFYNGSESTENSKLKRRELGHVGDPMRMDRYGTYYLLKPNQELTVQLFKPGLNAENNIAENKQITNLTAGVPGDVAFSALDGNNYTHWQPLDKTHRAKLLIDLGEFNEREITKGMILWGQRPAKNISVSILPHSEKVENLFANVTELMQNSGNDQLLNETIGQLLDNAGIPVENVIDFDGISPEDEESLDEVQALLHWKKEDLAKLIEQIPRLSFLKRKFVKILDNISVSPSEPYYEASRNQSLIEILPSNRTTFTIDYDKLQVGDKGNTEWRKARYIVVAVQGVYDDHDEDSNGATIKEIVLNSQDEMIAYK